The following are from one region of the Prochlorococcus marinus str. SB genome:
- the aepY gene encoding phosphonopyruvate decarboxylase: MLSPKVLVDFLLQNNISFFSGVPDSLLKDFCAYVDDEFPESRHIIAANEGAAVGLGIGHHLSTGEIPLIYLQNSGLGNTVNPLLSLASEEVYSIPMLLVIGWRGEPGVKDEPQHIHQGRITPDLLDVMGIPYSIIDKNLSQNQILELIKNQIEDSFDNKKPVCILVRKGTFETYKKKNNESINSNYELEREEAVEIATKECETNSVIVCTTGMLSRELFEFRANNQLGHGKDFLCVGGMGHASQIATGIAINQPHRPVYCFDGDGASLMHMGSMAITGTKNLSNLIHLVFNNGCHESVGGQPTVASKFRLSNIAKSIGYKFSETVSDKKNLKKIIREAQSRKTSSFIEILVRPGHRSNIGRPTTTPNQNKISLMKTLKQDL; the protein is encoded by the coding sequence ATGCTTAGCCCAAAGGTCCTAGTAGATTTTCTTTTACAAAATAATATTAGTTTTTTTTCTGGAGTACCTGATTCCTTATTAAAGGATTTTTGTGCTTATGTGGATGACGAATTCCCAGAATCGCGTCATATAATCGCAGCAAACGAAGGAGCAGCAGTTGGACTTGGGATAGGACATCATTTATCTACCGGCGAAATACCTTTAATTTATTTGCAAAATTCTGGTCTTGGTAATACTGTTAATCCCTTATTATCTTTAGCAAGTGAAGAGGTATACTCAATTCCTATGCTCTTAGTAATTGGGTGGAGAGGCGAACCAGGTGTTAAAGATGAGCCTCAGCATATACATCAAGGAAGGATTACTCCTGATTTGTTGGATGTGATGGGTATTCCATATTCAATTATTGACAAAAATTTAAGTCAAAATCAAATTTTAGAATTGATAAAAAATCAAATTGAAGATTCTTTTGATAATAAAAAACCCGTATGTATTTTAGTTAGAAAAGGCACTTTCGAGACTTATAAAAAGAAGAATAATGAATCTATTAACTCTAATTATGAATTAGAGAGAGAAGAAGCAGTAGAAATTGCTACTAAAGAGTGCGAAACAAATTCAGTTATTGTATGTACAACTGGAATGCTTTCAAGAGAGCTTTTTGAATTTAGGGCTAATAATCAATTAGGCCATGGCAAGGATTTCTTATGTGTAGGTGGAATGGGTCATGCTTCTCAAATTGCTACTGGGATCGCAATTAATCAACCCCATAGACCTGTTTATTGTTTTGATGGAGATGGGGCATCATTAATGCATATGGGATCAATGGCTATTACTGGAACTAAAAATTTATCTAATCTGATACATCTTGTTTTTAATAATGGTTGTCATGAATCGGTTGGAGGGCAGCCAACAGTTGCTAGCAAATTTAGATTAAGTAATATTGCTAAATCTATTGGATATAAGTTTTCAGAAACTGTATCTGATAAGAAGAATCTTAAGAAAATTATTAGAGAAGCCCAATCAAGAAAGACTTCTTCTTTTATCGAAATTTTAGTTCGTCCCGGTCATAGATCTAATATTGGCAGGCCAACTACAACCCCAAATCAAAATAAAATTTCTTTAATGAAAACACTAAAACAAGATCTATAA
- a CDS encoding phosphonoacetaldehyde reductase gives MSQHVISGLGSISKLMKILEDEHAKNILVVTGKKSYFKSGSAEALKPIFDKFNVFKFNDFEINPKIEDAIKGTKIARTNNIDTIISIGGGSVIDIAKLILAFFAYDQDFKKIINGIEKPKFSQINHISIPTTAGTGSESTKFAVVYLDKIKYSVAADFLIPKTVILDGTLCLSNSPSQKAFNGLDALAQAIESHWACGSTKESKFFSRKAIPILFKELPKIVSGKAKNNEFQDFFEASNMAGRAINISKTTSPHAFSYAFTSKYFIPHGQAVWLTLPKIFEIHKNALSLEKEKIVNYDDLQTSISEIIDLLGISQNDIANNLKKFVCALGLEPSMEKLGISTREKRQEIAKNVNLERLKNNPVLFSKKDICDVFNL, from the coding sequence ATGTCTCAGCATGTAATTTCAGGTTTAGGCTCGATTTCCAAATTGATGAAAATCTTAGAAGATGAGCATGCTAAAAATATTTTAGTAGTAACTGGAAAAAAATCTTATTTTAAATCAGGTTCTGCAGAAGCTCTAAAACCCATATTTGATAAGTTTAATGTTTTTAAATTCAATGATTTTGAAATAAATCCAAAAATTGAGGATGCTATCAAAGGAACTAAAATAGCTAGGACTAACAATATAGACACCATTATTTCTATTGGTGGTGGAAGTGTGATTGATATTGCAAAGTTAATTTTGGCATTTTTTGCTTATGATCAGGATTTTAAAAAAATTATTAATGGGATTGAAAAACCAAAATTTTCACAGATAAACCATATATCTATACCAACAACTGCAGGGACTGGAAGCGAATCAACAAAATTCGCTGTAGTTTATCTTGATAAAATTAAATATTCAGTCGCTGCTGATTTCTTGATTCCAAAAACAGTAATACTAGATGGAACACTTTGTTTAAGTAATTCTCCTAGCCAAAAGGCATTCAATGGGTTAGATGCTTTGGCTCAAGCAATTGAAAGCCATTGGGCTTGCGGTAGTACAAAAGAAAGCAAATTTTTTTCGCGAAAAGCAATACCAATTTTATTTAAAGAATTGCCTAAGATTGTTTCTGGTAAAGCAAAAAACAATGAATTTCAGGATTTTTTCGAAGCATCTAATATGGCAGGTAGAGCTATAAATATTTCTAAAACTACCTCTCCTCATGCATTCTCTTATGCATTTACCAGTAAATACTTTATACCTCATGGTCAAGCTGTATGGTTGACTTTACCTAAAATTTTTGAAATTCACAAAAATGCTTTGTCTCTCGAGAAAGAAAAAATTGTTAATTATGATGATTTACAAACTTCGATAAGTGAAATAATTGATTTGTTAGGCATAAGTCAAAATGATATTGCTAATAATCTAAAAAAGTTTGTTTGTGCACTTGGTCTAGAACCTAGTATGGAAAAACTTGGAATATCTACAAGAGAGAAAAGGCAGGAAATTGCAAAAAATGTAAATCTAGAAAGACTTAAAAATAATCCAGTTTTATTTTCAAAGAAAGATATATGCGATGTTTTTAACCTATAA
- a CDS encoding O-antigen ligase family protein, whose translation MNNNKLQLKKVGNFCFSAGLFLLPSALFFSSILLLISSFIGCFICEKNYFKCNWNKSFFICGLLIIFSSFTHSLNLNPSFKDLLDPKLSFIGTFNWLPFFWLFWSLQPYLNSEQKRKKSAIILIAATFPVIFSGFGQYFFDWTGPFETLNGLIVWYQRPITKHGLTGLFNNQNYAGAWLSLIWPFCIAIVIEKSKSFLSKFFSISFLITVGIATLLTNSRNAWACILISIPLVVGTSSLSWLLPLALFVGLILVITVYQTFSGNVQDILREIIPTKIWLEFASQGIGNLKVTRFEILLSAFDISLINPIFGIGAGAFPIIYELQQNLWKGHPHNIILELAISYGYPVALLFISTIVALLIMSYKKVFDKKNQSSEFNNFEKAWWTSFFTFCFTQLFDIQYFDARLSIASWILLCGLKLILDENTKKKTNHVEWEN comes from the coding sequence ATGAATAATAATAAATTGCAATTAAAAAAAGTTGGTAATTTTTGCTTCTCAGCCGGTCTATTTTTATTGCCAAGTGCACTTTTTTTTAGCTCAATTTTGCTTCTTATTTCTTCTTTTATAGGTTGTTTTATTTGTGAAAAAAATTATTTTAAATGCAATTGGAACAAATCATTTTTTATATGTGGTCTACTGATTATCTTTAGTAGCTTTACACATTCCTTAAACTTAAATCCTAGTTTCAAAGATTTATTAGATCCAAAACTTTCATTTATTGGGACTTTCAATTGGCTTCCATTTTTTTGGTTGTTTTGGAGTTTGCAGCCTTACTTAAATTCAGAACAAAAAAGAAAAAAATCAGCAATTATATTAATTGCAGCTACTTTTCCTGTGATTTTCAGCGGTTTTGGTCAATATTTTTTTGACTGGACAGGACCATTCGAGACATTAAATGGTTTAATAGTGTGGTATCAGCGTCCAATTACTAAGCATGGATTAACAGGTCTTTTCAATAACCAGAATTATGCTGGAGCTTGGTTAAGTTTAATTTGGCCATTTTGCATAGCAATCGTTATCGAAAAATCAAAATCCTTTTTGAGTAAGTTTTTCTCCATATCTTTTTTAATTACAGTTGGGATTGCGACATTATTAACCAACTCAAGGAATGCATGGGCATGTATATTGATTTCTATCCCTTTAGTTGTTGGAACAAGTAGCCTTTCATGGCTTTTACCTTTAGCTCTATTTGTGGGATTAATATTAGTAATAACCGTTTACCAAACTTTTTCTGGTAATGTTCAAGATATACTCAGGGAAATAATTCCAACTAAAATTTGGTTGGAATTTGCAAGTCAAGGGATTGGAAATCTTAAAGTTACAAGATTTGAAATCCTTTTAAGTGCTTTTGATATAAGTCTAATAAATCCAATATTTGGTATAGGTGCAGGAGCTTTTCCAATTATTTATGAATTACAACAAAACTTATGGAAAGGACACCCGCACAATATAATTCTTGAGTTGGCAATAAGTTATGGATATCCTGTCGCCCTATTATTTATTTCTACTATCGTTGCGTTATTGATTATGTCATACAAAAAAGTTTTTGATAAAAAAAACCAATCTAGTGAATTTAATAATTTTGAAAAAGCTTGGTGGACATCATTTTTTACTTTTTGTTTTACACAATTATTTGACATTCAATATTTTGATGCGAGATTAAGTATCGCCTCTTGGATATTATTATGTGGCCTTAAATTAATATTAGATGAAAATACTAAAAAGAAAACAAATCATGTTGAATGGGAAAACTGA
- the rsmI gene encoding 16S rRNA (cytidine(1402)-2'-O)-methyltransferase, giving the protein MKNNSSLSHRKEEPENGTLYIVGTPIGNLNDISQRALNILKNVSLVICEDTRQTKKLMNKFSISNNLISFNKENSLNKISKLIEELKTGKSIALVSDAGMPGICDPGENLVSEVKSEGIGVICIPGACAAITALVSSGIPSSKFIFEGFLPKKNIDREKILFEISKSEKTTIIYESPHRLKKLLLDLLEFCEGEREIMVARELTKKFEEHIGDNINNAIMYFQDKEVKGEITLVIKGRKKEQQQELDKADLKRDLKELMKAGLSLSAASKYLAKKNGIKKSIIYNLN; this is encoded by the coding sequence ATGAAAAATAATTCCTCATTATCCCACAGAAAAGAAGAACCTGAAAACGGTACTTTATATATAGTAGGTACGCCAATAGGTAATTTAAACGATATATCACAAAGAGCATTAAATATTCTTAAAAACGTTTCTTTAGTTATTTGTGAGGATACACGACAAACAAAAAAATTAATGAATAAATTTAGTATTTCTAATAATTTAATAAGTTTTAATAAAGAAAATTCTCTAAATAAAATTTCAAAATTAATTGAGGAGTTAAAAACAGGAAAATCAATTGCACTTGTGAGTGATGCGGGTATGCCAGGAATTTGCGATCCTGGAGAAAATTTAGTAAGTGAAGTCAAATCAGAAGGAATAGGGGTTATTTGCATACCTGGAGCATGCGCTGCAATTACCGCACTAGTCTCTAGTGGCATACCATCTTCTAAATTTATATTTGAAGGTTTTCTTCCAAAGAAAAATATTGATAGAGAGAAAATTCTTTTTGAAATTAGTAAAAGTGAAAAAACTACTATAATTTACGAATCCCCCCATCGACTCAAAAAATTATTACTTGATTTATTAGAGTTTTGTGAAGGAGAAAGAGAAATCATGGTAGCTAGAGAATTAACTAAAAAATTCGAAGAACATATTGGGGACAATATTAATAATGCAATAATGTACTTTCAAGATAAAGAAGTAAAAGGTGAAATAACTCTTGTTATTAAAGGTAGAAAAAAAGAACAACAACAAGAACTTGACAAAGCTGATTTAAAAAGAGATCTCAAAGAGTTAATGAAGGCGGGGTTAAGTCTATCAGCTGCTTCAAAGTATTTGGCTAAAAAAAATGGCATAAAAAAAAGCATAATTTATAATTTAAATTAA
- a CDS encoding 3'(2'),5'-bisphosphate nucleotidase CysQ yields MVNLPSGVDINNLIDDLRIFSWEAADILLYYSKLLEDSQAKRNILQNNNENDPVTLADLKVNELIIKRINEKYKNINWDILSEENVKTSNNFVTKNDWIWVFDPLDGTKDFIQGTGNYAMHLALNFKQKPYLGFVLIPEKNQLWITDGEKTWCEKRDGSKHKPNLLNNKNLKDMTLVTSKNHRNEILRKLIQKINFCKVEIMGSIGCKIASIVNGESDIYICLSLLGKSSPKDWDFAAPESILKAAGGAITNLNNQELTYGQKSFHQGGVIVATGNRNTHESICLEIKKIIDDNGIYPL; encoded by the coding sequence ATGGTTAACTTACCTTCTGGTGTAGATATTAATAATCTTATCGATGATCTGAGGATTTTCAGCTGGGAGGCGGCAGATATTTTGCTTTATTATTCTAAATTGTTAGAAGATTCACAGGCAAAAAGAAATATTCTCCAAAATAATAATGAAAATGATCCTGTTACATTAGCTGATTTGAAAGTCAATGAATTGATTATCAAGAGAATAAATGAAAAATATAAAAATATTAACTGGGATATTTTGAGTGAAGAAAATGTTAAAACTTCAAATAACTTTGTTACCAAAAATGATTGGATATGGGTTTTTGATCCTCTTGATGGAACGAAAGATTTTATCCAGGGAACAGGTAACTATGCAATGCATTTGGCATTGAACTTTAAACAAAAACCATATTTAGGATTTGTTTTGATTCCAGAAAAAAATCAATTATGGATTACAGATGGGGAAAAAACATGGTGCGAAAAAAGAGATGGTTCAAAACATAAACCAAATCTTCTTAATAATAAGAATCTTAAAGACATGACTTTAGTTACAAGTAAAAATCATAGAAATGAAATCCTGAGAAAATTAATTCAAAAAATTAATTTTTGCAAAGTGGAAATAATGGGAAGCATTGGCTGCAAAATAGCATCTATAGTTAATGGAGAAAGTGATATTTATATTTGTCTAAGTTTACTTGGGAAAAGCTCTCCAAAAGATTGGGATTTTGCTGCACCAGAATCTATTCTGAAAGCAGCTGGTGGCGCAATTACAAATTTAAATAATCAAGAACTTACTTATGGGCAAAAAAGTTTCCATCAAGGGGGCGTTATAGTCGCAACAGGTAATAGGAATACCCACGAGAGTATCTGTCTCGAAATAAAGAAAATTATCGACGATAACGGAATTTATCCTCTTTAG
- a CDS encoding polyribonucleotide nucleotidyltransferase, giving the protein MEGQNKSITFDGREIRLTTGLYAPQANGSVMIECGDTSLLVTATKNIKKDPSDFLPLICDYEEKLYAAGRIPGGFMRREGRPPERATLIARLIDRPMRPLFPSWMRDEIQIVASCLSLDERVPADVLAVTGASIATLVGEIPFYGPMAAVRVGLIGDDFILNPSYREIEKGDLDIVVAGSPEGIVMIEAGANQLSEQDTIEAIDFGYEAVTELIKSQEDLLKDLGIKQIKPSAPEEDKTLPSYLEKNCTKPIELILKKFDLSKEERDLELEKIKVETQAKIESLKEDNQLKVLLSENDKSLSVDFKKLTKKLMRSQIINNGKRVDGRDLDEVRKISASAGILPKRVHGSALFQRGLTQVLSTTTLGTPSDAQEMDDLNPSTEKTYLHHYNFPPYSVGETRPMRTPGRREIGHGALAERAIIPVLPGKETFPYVLRVVSEVLSSNGSTSMGSVCGSTLSLLDAGVPLKALVSGTAMGLIKEGKEVRILTDIQGIEDFLGDMDFKVAGTDKGITALQMDMKITGLPVSIISDAIKKARPARLHILEKMQAAIDKPQESLSPHAPRLLSFRIDPELIGTVIGPGGRTIKGITERTNTKIDIEDGGIVTIASHDGAAAEEAQKIIEGLTRKVHEGEIFSGVVTRIIPIGAFVEILPGKEGMVHISQLSEARVERVEDVVRQGDEVTVRVREIDSRGRINLTLRGVGQNNGMSYPEPTPTPVAPLN; this is encoded by the coding sequence GTGGAAGGACAAAATAAGTCGATCACGTTTGACGGACGAGAGATACGACTAACTACAGGACTATATGCTCCTCAAGCAAATGGATCAGTAATGATTGAGTGCGGTGACACCTCTCTATTAGTTACAGCAACAAAAAATATAAAAAAAGATCCTTCAGACTTTCTACCTCTAATTTGTGACTATGAGGAGAAACTATATGCTGCTGGAAGAATTCCTGGTGGTTTTATGAGGAGAGAAGGCCGCCCTCCAGAAAGAGCGACTTTAATAGCAAGATTAATTGACAGACCAATGAGGCCACTTTTCCCGTCATGGATGAGAGACGAGATACAAATTGTTGCCTCTTGTCTTTCTCTTGATGAAAGAGTTCCAGCAGATGTTTTAGCTGTTACTGGGGCTTCAATAGCAACTTTAGTTGGAGAGATTCCATTTTATGGGCCAATGGCTGCGGTTAGAGTTGGCCTAATAGGAGATGACTTTATCTTAAATCCAAGTTATAGAGAAATAGAAAAAGGAGATTTAGATATTGTTGTTGCAGGTTCACCTGAAGGCATTGTGATGATTGAGGCAGGTGCTAACCAATTATCGGAGCAAGATACTATTGAAGCTATAGATTTTGGTTATGAAGCAGTTACTGAACTTATTAAATCTCAAGAAGATTTATTAAAAGACTTAGGAATAAAACAAATTAAGCCATCTGCTCCTGAAGAAGATAAAACATTGCCCTCTTATTTAGAGAAAAATTGTACAAAACCGATTGAGTTAATTTTAAAGAAATTTGATCTTTCAAAGGAAGAGAGAGATCTTGAACTCGAAAAAATAAAAGTAGAGACGCAAGCCAAAATCGAATCTTTGAAAGAGGACAATCAATTAAAAGTTCTTTTATCAGAAAATGATAAGTCATTAAGTGTTGACTTTAAAAAACTTACCAAGAAATTAATGAGGTCGCAAATCATTAATAATGGGAAAAGAGTTGATGGAAGAGATCTCGATGAAGTAAGAAAAATATCTGCTTCAGCCGGAATTCTTCCCAAAAGAGTGCATGGATCGGCTTTATTTCAAAGAGGTTTAACCCAAGTTTTATCTACAACTACATTAGGTACTCCGAGTGATGCTCAAGAAATGGACGACCTCAATCCAAGCACAGAAAAAACTTATCTTCATCACTATAATTTCCCTCCATATTCAGTAGGAGAAACAAGGCCGATGAGAACTCCTGGAAGGAGAGAAATTGGCCATGGAGCATTAGCTGAGAGAGCAATAATACCTGTATTGCCTGGCAAAGAAACATTTCCTTATGTGCTTAGGGTAGTTAGCGAAGTTTTAAGTTCCAACGGATCAACTTCAATGGGTTCCGTATGTGGGAGCACGCTTTCATTATTGGATGCAGGCGTTCCTCTCAAAGCACTTGTAAGTGGTACTGCCATGGGCTTAATCAAGGAAGGTAAAGAAGTACGAATTCTTACAGATATTCAAGGCATTGAAGACTTTCTTGGAGATATGGACTTTAAAGTTGCAGGAACTGATAAGGGTATAACTGCTTTACAAATGGATATGAAAATTACAGGTTTACCAGTCTCTATTATTTCTGATGCGATTAAAAAAGCACGTCCTGCAAGATTACACATTTTAGAAAAGATGCAAGCAGCAATAGACAAGCCTCAAGAATCACTTTCTCCTCATGCTCCAAGACTATTAAGCTTTAGAATTGACCCTGAGCTTATAGGAACAGTTATTGGACCAGGGGGAAGAACTATTAAAGGAATCACTGAAAGAACTAATACAAAAATAGATATAGAAGATGGTGGGATTGTTACTATTGCTTCTCATGACGGAGCTGCTGCAGAAGAAGCTCAAAAGATAATAGAAGGATTAACCCGCAAGGTACATGAAGGTGAGATCTTCTCTGGAGTTGTAACAAGAATAATACCTATAGGTGCTTTCGTGGAAATATTGCCAGGTAAGGAAGGAATGGTTCACATATCCCAACTATCCGAAGCAAGAGTTGAGAGAGTCGAAGATGTAGTTAGACAAGGAGATGAGGTGACCGTAAGAGTTAGAGAAATTGATAGCAGAGGAAGAATTAATCTTACCTTAAGAGGTGTAGGACAAAATAATGGAATGTCTTATCCAGAACCAACCCCTACTCCAGTTGCTCCGCTCAATTAA
- the rpsN gene encoding 30S ribosomal protein S14: protein MAKKSMIAREVKRKKLVKKYAAKRKSLLDEFNAAKDPMERLEIHRKIQGLPRNSAPNRVRNRCWATGKPRGVYRDFGLCRNQLRQRAHNGELPGVVKSSW from the coding sequence ATGGCTAAAAAGTCCATGATTGCGAGAGAAGTCAAACGCAAAAAGCTTGTAAAGAAATATGCTGCAAAAAGAAAATCATTATTAGATGAATTCAATGCTGCAAAAGACCCAATGGAAAGATTAGAAATACATAGAAAGATACAGGGTCTGCCAAGAAACTCTGCCCCAAACAGAGTTAGAAATAGATGTTGGGCAACTGGCAAACCAAGAGGAGTCTACAGAGACTTTGGTCTTTGTAGGAATCAGTTAAGACAAAGAGCTCACAATGGTGAGCTTCCTGGGGTAGTTAAATCAAGTTGGTAG
- the rseP gene encoding RIP metalloprotease RseP has protein sequence MNVLTSITVLGFLIFFHEMGHFLAAILQGIYVDGFSIGFGPSIIQKRYKNITYSLRAFPLGGFVSFPDEEINNIDPKDPNLLKNRPVVQRVIVISAGVIANLILAYTILIVNLTTIGIPFDPEPGILVLATQPEKAASLAGLQAGDKILKIESNTLGVGDQAVTALVKEIQNASERPISITIDRDGVLKDLTLFPKNINGKGTIGAQLQPNIKKGTKKTKNIFELFKYTNNEFSSLLIKTIQGYKGLITNFSSTAQQLSGPVKIVEIGAQLSQQGGTGILLFAALISINLAVLNSLPLPLLDGGQLVFTLIEGFRGKPVPVKVQMVVTQSSFFLLVGLSVLLIIRDTSQLLIVQRLLNQ, from the coding sequence ATGAACGTTTTAACCTCAATTACAGTTCTGGGATTTCTCATATTTTTTCATGAGATGGGACATTTTCTTGCGGCAATATTGCAAGGTATATATGTTGATGGATTTTCAATTGGTTTTGGACCATCAATAATCCAGAAAAGATATAAAAACATAACCTATTCACTTAGAGCCTTTCCATTAGGGGGATTTGTTTCCTTCCCTGATGAAGAAATAAATAATATTGACCCTAAAGATCCAAATCTTTTAAAAAATAGACCAGTTGTTCAAAGAGTGATTGTTATATCCGCTGGGGTAATTGCTAACTTAATTCTTGCCTATACTATTCTGATCGTAAATTTAACTACTATTGGAATTCCATTTGATCCCGAGCCTGGTATTTTAGTTTTGGCTACTCAGCCCGAGAAGGCTGCTTCTCTTGCTGGATTACAAGCAGGAGATAAAATCTTAAAAATTGAAAGCAATACTTTAGGAGTTGGAGATCAAGCAGTTACTGCTTTAGTAAAGGAGATTCAAAATGCATCTGAGCGCCCTATTTCTATAACAATTGATAGAGATGGAGTTCTGAAAGATTTAACTTTGTTCCCAAAAAACATAAATGGAAAGGGTACAATAGGTGCTCAATTACAACCTAATATAAAAAAAGGGACTAAAAAGACAAAAAACATATTTGAACTTTTTAAATACACCAATAATGAGTTTTCATCACTTTTGATAAAAACAATACAAGGTTATAAAGGATTAATTACAAATTTCTCCTCTACAGCTCAACAATTAAGTGGGCCCGTAAAAATTGTTGAAATTGGTGCTCAACTATCACAACAAGGAGGAACTGGAATATTATTATTTGCAGCACTTATTTCTATAAACTTAGCAGTTCTAAATTCTTTACCTTTACCACTATTGGATGGGGGACAACTTGTTTTCACTTTGATTGAGGGCTTTAGAGGAAAACCAGTTCCAGTTAAGGTACAAATGGTAGTTACTCAATCAAGTTTCTTTCTTTTAGTTGGGCTAAGTGTTCTACTTATCATAAGGGATACTAGTCAACTTTTAATTGTACAAAGATTATTAAACCAATAA